A stretch of Ipomoea triloba cultivar NCNSP0323 chromosome 13, ASM357664v1 DNA encodes these proteins:
- the LOC116000952 gene encoding uncharacterized protein LOC116000952, protein MAYSPPFPNVWAWIQNLPPITQWKNDTISMCICSSPSYQPSLKLSITKTLHSSMHLTILIDYHIPIVLWTSKPTQLTSSKPTTQSISHLLNNFVQDVLNYGPTRSPSRVALRLPRLDDSNTIGDIFNVSFLTLAFIICIYECPQELRASCIHTLKDHFSCPRSRAASTLLMRLMGSNMEEQWMRCVNLAITNWIVELQAAASNALGHTITTPSPLFSYSNSSFGLWKVQLYCPVIAMEVESSSGPSPDEHLRFSLNYHQLEGVIQLNHKVTIRENWIEVMVNIDNIRCDVMRLLDESLMNGRGAGKSEKHFPSRISLKLTPTLQANIISVSVHKSSENPTTEIGMEKTVEASFDPPNLGLRVAGGETVVMSLKPWKFEQSVKGDSTYLNWFLHDSVDGREVFSSKPSKLALVHPKAWFKNRYSSAHRPFTKHGGVIFAGDEYGEKVVWKVDKSTMGRTMEWELKGWVWLTYWPNKHRTFYTETRMAKFTQLLHLTLV, encoded by the exons ATGGCTTATTCTCCCCCCTTCCCCAATGTGTGGGCATGGATTCAAAACCTCCCACCAATCACACAATGGAAAAATGACACTATTTCCATGTGCATTTGTTCATCTCCTTCATACCAACCTTCCCTCAAGCTCTCCATAACCAAAACTCTCCACTCCTCCATGCACTTAACCATTTTGATTGATTACCATATCCCCATTGTTCTATGGACCTCAAAGCCAACACAACTCACCTCATCAAAGCCAACCACACAATCCATCTCCCATTTGTTAAACAACTTTGTCCAAGATGTCCTCAACTACGGCCCCACCAGAAGCCCTAGCCGGGTCGCTCTTAGGCTGCCAAGACTAGACGACTCTAATACCATCGGAGACATCTTCAACGTGTCGTTTCTGACTCTCGCTTTCATCATATGCATCTACGAGTGCCCCCAGGAGCTTCGCGCTTCTTGCATTCACACCCTGAAGGACCATTTCTCGTGCCCCCGGTCTAGGGCTGCGTCGACGCTGCTCATGAGGCTGATGGGCTCAAACATGGAAGAGCAGTGGATGAGGTGTGTGAACCTTGCCATTACCAATTGGATTGTGGAGCTTCAGGCAGCTGCTAGCAACGCTCTTGGCCACACCATAACCACACCTTCACCCTTGTTTTCGTACTCGAATTCGTCTTTCGGGCTGTGGAAAGTTCAGTTGTACTGCCCTGTTATTGCCATGGAAGTTGAGAGCTCTAGTGGCCCTTCCCCTGATGAGCATCTGCGCTTCTCCCTCAACTATCATCAACTTGAAGGTGTGATTCAACTCAACCACAAGGTTACCATTCGTGAGAATTGGATTGAAGTCATGGTGAACATTGATAACATTAG GTGTGATGTTATGAGATTGTTGGATGAAAGCCTAATGAACGGAAGAGGAGCTGGGAAATCCGAGAAGCACTTCCCATCAAGAATCTCCCTGAAGCTCACTCCCACCCTCCAAGCCAACATCATAAGCGTATCAGTTCACAAATCCTCCGAAAACCCCACCACAGAAATAGGCATGGAAAAGACAGTGGAAGCCTCATTCGACCCACCAAACCTAGGGCTAAGGGTTGCAGGAGGTGAAACAGTGGTGATGAGCTTAAAACCATGGAAATTCGAGCAATCCGTGAAGGGTGACAGCACATATCTCAACTGGTTTTTACACGACAGCGTGGACGGCCGTGAAGTGTTCTCATCAAAGCCTTCCAAACTGGCATTGGTGCACCCCAAAGCATGGTTCAAGAACAGGTATTCAAGTGCTCATAGGCCCTTCACAAAGCATGGAGGGGTGATCTTTGCTGGGGATGAGTATGGGGAGAAAGTGGTTTGGAAGGTGGATAAAAGTACTATGGGGAGAACTATGGAGTGGGAGTTGAAAGGGTGGGTTTGGCTGACTTATTGGCCTAATAAACATAGGACATTTTATACTGAAACTAGGATGGCTAAATTCACTCAACTCCTTCATCTTACCCTTGTCTAG
- the LOC116000951 gene encoding WD repeat-containing protein 26 homolog, which translates to MGGVEDDEPPFKRVKVSSGELGELLNGKSLRDPTNCSLSDCSMARSLVCEGDYDVVGSKGIVKKVEFVQIIAEALYSLGYKKTGAQLEEESGIHLHSSVVNLFMQQILDGKWDESVITLHRLGIVDQTTVKLASFVLFEQKLLELLGSENVMGALKTLRTEIAPLGVNHNRVRELSSCILSHSQQVHVGISGENIVRMKSRSKLLEELKGLLPPTVMIPEKRLVHLVEQALELQLDGCRFHNSLAGEMSLLTDHQCGKDQIPSQTLQILQGHSDEVWFLQFSHNGKFLASSSADSSVIIWEVKVDGRVSLKHRFSANQKPVSYISWSPDNNQILTCGAEEVVRRWDVQSGECVHIYEKSELGLISCGWSPDGKTIFTGVTDKSISMWDLDGNELECWKGQRTIRTSDIGITTDGKQIISVHKDKTILLFGWESKAEKSIKEDQDITSFVLSRDSKYLLVSLLNQEIHLWNIDGSVTCIAKFKGHKRNRFVVRSCFGGLDDAFIASGSEDSQVYIWHRSSGELVGTLHGHSGTVNCVSWNGANPHMLASASDDRTIRIWGLKQLNMKQNSTVCNGVHHCNGGS; encoded by the exons ATGGGAGGTGTAGAGGATGATGAACCGCCATTCAAACGTGTGAAGGTATCTTCAGGAGAACTGGGAGAACTCTTGAACGGAAAGTCTCTTAGAGATCCCACAAATTGTTCATTGAGTGACTGTTCAATGGCTCGGTCCCTAGTTTGTGAAGGGGACTATGATGTTGTTGGTTCGAAAGGAATTGTCAAGAAAGTTGAATTTGTTCAAATCATAGCTGAGGCATTATATTCTCTTGGTTATAAGAAAACAGGGGCACAGCTAGAGGAGGAGTCGGGGATACATTTGCACTCCTCAGTTGTAAATTTGTTTATGCAGCAAATCCTCGATGGAAAATGGGATGAAAGTGTAATCACATTGCATAGGCTTGGTATTGTGGATCAAACCACTGTAAAGTTGGCATCTTTTGTATTGTTTGAGCAGAAACTACTTGAACTTCTTGGTAGTGAAAATGTCATGGGCGCTTTGAAGACTTTAAGGACTGAGATTGCCCCTCTAGGCGTAAACCATAATAGAGTACGTGAGCTTTCCTCCTGTATCTTGTCTCATTCACAGCAGGTTCATGTTGGCATATCAGGCGAGAACATTGTCAGAATGAAGTCGAGATCAAAACTGCTTGAGGAATTGAAGGGATTGCTTCCTCCTACAGTAATGATACCTGAGAAAAGATTGGTGCATCTTGTTGAACAGGCCCTTGAGTTACAATTAGATGGTTGTAGGTTTCACAACTCTTTGGCTGGAGAAATGTCATTACTCACTGATCATCAGTGTGGCAAAGATCAAATCCCTTCTCAAACTTTACAG ATCCTGCAGGGGCATAGTGATGAAGTCTGGTTCTTGCAATTTTCGCACAATGGAAAATTCTTGGCCTCATCATCAGCAGATTCTTCTGTTATTATATGGGAG GTCAAAGTGGATGGTCGAGTCTCCTTGAAGCATCGGTTTTCTGCAAACCAAAAACCTGTCTCCTATATTTCATGGAGCCCTGATAACAATCAGATTCTTACTTGTGGAGCGGAGGAAGTAGTTAGACGCTGGGATGTTCAATCCGGGGAATGTGTTCATATTTATGAGAAAAGTGAGCTTGGTTTAATATCTTGTGGATGGTCTCCCGATGGCAAAACGATATTTACTGGCGTTACTGATAAAAGCATTAGCATGTGGGATCTCGATGGAAATGAGTTGGAATGTTGGAAAGGGCAAAGGACTATTAGAACGTCTGATATTGGGATCACTACCGATGGGAAACAGATCATTTCTGTTCATAAAGATAAAACGATACTATTATTTGGATGGGAATCAAAAGCAGAGAAATCAATTAAGGAGGATCAAGATATAACCTCATTTGTATTATCCAGGGACAGCAAGTACCTTTTGGTTAGTCTGCTTAACCAAGAAATTCATCTTTGGAATATCGATGGAAGTGTGACATGCATAGCCAAATTTAAAGGCCACAAACGCAATCGCTTTGTTGTAAGGTCCTGTTTTGGTGGATTAGATGACGCATTTATTGCAAGCGGAAGTGAGGACTCGCAG gTCTATATATGGCATAGAAGCTCGGGAGAACTTGTCGGGACATTGCATGGGCATTCGGGGACTGTCAACTGTGTGAGCTGGAATGGAGCAAACCCTCATATGCTGGCCTCTGCAAGTGATGATCGAACAATTCGGATATGGGGATTGAAGCAGCTAAACATGAAGCAAAACAGTACGGTTTGTAATGGTGTCCACCATTGCAATGGTGGATCATGA